A region of Veillonellaceae bacterium DNA encodes the following proteins:
- the trmB gene encoding tRNA (guanosine(46)-N7)-methyltransferase TrmB, translated as MRLRRKPWIEESIKQYTSILFLEEPKDLKGKWSTQFAHPEKPIHVEFGTGKGQFISGMADIHRDVNYIGMEVQEGVIYYAAKKVAEKEPPLDNVRLILGDVSEILDIFAPGEVEVIYLNFSDPWPKKRHAKRRLTYRDFLKRYALILKEDGEIRFKTDNKDLFDFSIEEFTEMGWKLSDVTYDLHQAPVPGDVETEYEEKFSRKGNPVCRLVARRPKSN; from the coding sequence ATGAGACTTCGCAGAAAGCCCTGGATTGAAGAATCCATTAAGCAGTACACTTCCATTCTTTTCCTGGAAGAACCAAAAGATCTGAAAGGCAAATGGAGCACGCAGTTTGCGCATCCGGAAAAGCCGATCCATGTGGAATTTGGTACAGGAAAGGGCCAGTTCATCTCCGGAATGGCTGACATTCACAGAGATGTCAATTACATCGGCATGGAAGTGCAGGAAGGCGTCATTTACTATGCCGCAAAGAAAGTAGCGGAGAAAGAACCGCCGCTTGACAATGTACGTTTGATCCTTGGGGATGTCAGTGAAATTCTTGATATATTCGCACCGGGGGAGGTTGAGGTGATTTACCTGAACTTCAGCGATCCATGGCCGAAGAAACGCCATGCCAAGAGAAGACTGACATACCGCGATTTCCTGAAACGCTATGCCCTCATCCTCAAAGAAGACGGGGAAATCCGTTTCAAGACTGACAATAAGGATCTTTTTGATTTTTCCATCGAGGAATTCACAGAGATGGGATGGAAATTATCCGACGTGACCTATGATCTGCATCAGGCTCCCGTGCCAGGCGATGTAGAGACGGAGTACGAGGAGAAATTTTCCAGGAAGGGGAATCCAGTATGTCGTCTCGTAGCGAGACGTCCCAAGTCAAATTAG
- a CDS encoding PFL family protein codes for MLDIEEILATERMFDQNKLDVRTITMGISLLGCVSNDEKTLLTRIYDTICQKAEHLTDVSHDISREYGVPIINRRISVTPVALIAGGTNAKSYVPIAETLQKAADAVGVDILGGFSALVDRGMSSSDKILIDSIPEALAVTKSICSSVAIGSTKAGINMDAVKRMGEIVKETAELTKDQDAYGCTKLVEFCNAVEDNPFMAGAFHGVTQGDTAIHVGVSGPGVVKRALEDVKGEPLNVVAKTIKNTAFMITRLGQMVAEAAVDRLHAPFGIIDLSLAPTSAVGDSVAQVLEEMGLESCGGPGTTAALALLNDAVKKGGLMASSSVGGLSGAFIPVSEDLGMIEAVQKGSLSLEKLEAMTCVCSVGLDMIAVPGDTTASTISAILADEAAIGMINNKTTATRLIPVPGKKPGDMVQFGGLMGYAPVMKINEFKADEFIARGGKIPAPIRSLTN; via the coding sequence ATGCTCGATATAGAGGAAATTCTTGCGACGGAGCGCATGTTTGACCAGAATAAGCTGGATGTCCGCACGATTACCATGGGCATTTCGCTTCTGGGCTGCGTATCCAACGATGAAAAGACCCTGCTGACCAGGATCTATGATACGATCTGCCAGAAGGCAGAACATTTGACGGACGTCAGCCATGATATTTCCAGGGAATATGGCGTGCCGATCATTAACCGCCGTATTTCTGTCACGCCGGTAGCGCTCATTGCCGGCGGCACGAATGCAAAGAGCTATGTGCCGATTGCTGAAACGCTCCAGAAAGCAGCTGATGCTGTCGGTGTCGACATCCTGGGCGGATTTTCCGCACTTGTGGACAGGGGCATGTCTTCTTCGGACAAAATCCTGATCGATTCCATTCCGGAAGCGCTGGCTGTCACGAAGAGCATCTGCAGCTCGGTTGCCATCGGCTCCACCAAGGCAGGCATCAATATGGATGCTGTGAAGCGTATGGGCGAGATCGTAAAGGAAACCGCTGAACTCACAAAGGATCAGGATGCATACGGATGCACGAAGCTTGTCGAATTCTGCAACGCAGTCGAAGACAATCCGTTCATGGCAGGCGCTTTCCATGGCGTCACGCAGGGAGATACAGCCATTCATGTCGGCGTATCCGGCCCGGGCGTTGTCAAGAGAGCATTGGAAGACGTCAAAGGCGAACCGCTTAATGTCGTTGCCAAGACCATCAAGAATACAGCCTTCATGATCACGCGTCTTGGACAGATGGTAGCAGAAGCTGCCGTCGATCGCCTCCATGCACCGTTCGGCATTATCGACCTTTCCCTTGCACCGACTTCTGCCGTTGGAGACAGCGTGGCGCAGGTTCTTGAGGAAATGGGGCTTGAAAGCTGCGGCGGTCCCGGTACCACGGCAGCCCTGGCACTCCTAAACGACGCAGTGAAGAAGGGCGGCCTTATGGCTTCTTCTTCCGTCGGCGGACTTTCCGGCGCTTTCATTCCGGTCAGTGAAGACCTTGGCATGATTGAAGCTGTACAGAAGGGAAGCCTTTCCCTTGAAAAACTAGAAGCCATGACCTGCGTATGCTCTGTCGGCCTTGATATGATTGCCGTTCCCGGAGACACGACAGCATCCACGATTTCTGCTATCCTGGCAGATGAAGCGGCCATCGGCATGATCAACAACAAGACGACAGCTACCCGCCTGATTCCAGTACCTGGAAAGAAACCGGGAGACATGGTCCAGTTCGGCGGACTCATGGGATATGCTCCTGTCATGAAGATCAACGAATTCAAGGCAGATGAATTCATTGCCAGAGGCGGCAAGATCCCTGCACCGATTCGTTCCCTGACAAATTAA
- a CDS encoding IS3 family transposase: MESLCRLSKVSRAAYYGWLNHIKSGRELLREKVAQEVMKTHQEYPDMGYRRINDWIKKDDNININVSDSLVLRIMRILNIKSVIKYKTDGCTRNAKDPKYIFENLLNRDFDAGVSNARWMTDVTEFKYTTADGVLHKLYLSAIIDGHDRRIVSYVIGDRNNTALAFETMEKALKENPGEHPMIHTDRGFQYTSNGFHKIVEKAGLVHSMSRVGCCADNGLMEGFWGMLKRERYYTRKFTSRKAVVSMINGYIYFYNNKRIQRKLHLLAPMEVFNAAPMAA, encoded by the coding sequence ATAGAAAGTCTCTGCCGACTCTCAAAGGTCTCCCGGGCAGCTTATTACGGATGGCTGAATCATATTAAGAGCGGCCGTGAACTGCTGAGAGAAAAGGTCGCACAGGAGGTCATGAAAACCCATCAGGAATATCCGGATATGGGATACCGCCGGATTAACGATTGGATCAAGAAGGATGACAACATCAATATAAATGTAAGCGACAGTCTGGTTCTTCGTATCATGCGGATACTTAATATTAAGTCCGTGATCAAGTACAAGACCGATGGTTGCACTCGTAACGCAAAGGATCCAAAGTACATTTTTGAAAACCTGCTGAACCGTGACTTTGATGCCGGCGTGTCCAATGCAAGATGGATGACGGATGTCACTGAATTCAAGTACACAACTGCTGATGGAGTTTTGCACAAGTTATATTTAAGCGCGATTATTGACGGCCATGATCGCCGGATTGTCTCTTATGTCATCGGCGACAGGAACAATACTGCACTGGCTTTTGAGACAATGGAAAAGGCACTTAAAGAGAATCCTGGAGAACATCCAATGATTCATACCGACCGCGGATTCCAGTATACAAGCAACGGATTCCATAAGATTGTTGAAAAAGCAGGACTGGTTCACAGCATGTCCCGTGTAGGCTGCTGTGCAGACAACGGTCTGATGGAAGGGTTCTGGGGAATGCTGAAGCGCGAACGTTACTACACACGTAAATTCACCAGCCGTAAAGCAGTGGTAAGCATGATCAACGGCTACATCTACTTCTACAACAACAAACGCATTCAGCGCAAATTACATCTTTTAGCTCCAATGGAAGTATTCAACGCAGCTCCAATGGCTGCATGA
- a CDS encoding HAD hydrolase family protein: MIKSTWKAPDGTEIKYRKYRTVQPEFLGAAFFNPPKKVTRIVFSDPDPAVRLEIRKAIENKFGDAVDVVFPGDDFVDMHKSGINKATAVKYLADQAGISASEIMAFGNTENDVPLLRMAGESYAVANADKIALDAAKGVCASNEEDGVAHMIESLLK; this comes from the coding sequence ATGATAAAATCTACATGGAAGGCCCCCGACGGGACGGAAATCAAGTACAGAAAGTACAGGACCGTGCAGCCGGAATTTCTCGGGGCGGCTTTTTTCAATCCGCCAAAGAAGGTGACAAGGATCGTTTTCTCTGATCCGGATCCCGCGGTCAGGCTGGAAATCAGGAAAGCCATTGAAAACAAGTTTGGGGATGCAGTGGATGTCGTATTTCCTGGAGATGACTTCGTCGACATGCACAAGAGCGGTATCAATAAAGCAACGGCTGTGAAGTACCTGGCGGATCAGGCAGGAATTTCCGCTTCCGAGATCATGGCGTTCGGAAATACGGAAAATGATGTCCCGCTTCTCAGAATGGCAGGAGAGTCTTATGCCGTAGCCAATGCGGACAAGATTGCCCTTGATGCAGCAAAAGGTGTCTGCGCATCGAATGAAGAAGACGGCGTAGCACACATGATTGAAAGTCTTCTGAAATAA
- a CDS encoding NAD-dependent epimerase/dehydratase family protein — MRILVTGGAGFIGSHLVDKLLSLGHEVTVIDNLSAGTGEFLPPQAEFIQADIRDRKTLQDLFEKRKFDVVYHEAAQTMVPVSIKDPSYDADENIMGLLSVLECARATGVRKIIFSSSAAVYGDNPALPLKENEVPVPESFYGLTKWMTEKYLELYKKLYGLDYTILRYSNVYGPRQGANGEGGVIYIFAKALACGKPITIFGDGSQTRDFISVHDIVAANIAALEKGSGEICNVSTETEISLNELAHEMVTLAGYDDSFIHYTEERTGDIHRSCLSNEKLKSLFGWKPSYNLNDGLKDTLSFFTQREKNTK, encoded by the coding sequence TTGCGAATTTTAGTAACCGGCGGTGCCGGATTTATAGGTTCTCATCTGGTCGACAAGCTTCTGTCGCTCGGCCATGAAGTAACCGTCATTGATAACCTCTCCGCAGGGACGGGAGAATTCCTCCCGCCTCAGGCGGAATTTATTCAAGCGGATATCAGAGATAGAAAGACCCTTCAAGACCTTTTTGAAAAAAGGAAATTTGACGTCGTTTATCACGAAGCAGCACAGACCATGGTCCCTGTATCCATCAAGGATCCAAGCTATGATGCGGACGAAAACATCATGGGACTTCTTTCCGTCCTTGAGTGCGCAAGAGCGACTGGCGTGAGAAAGATCATTTTCTCCTCCTCTGCCGCTGTCTACGGGGACAACCCCGCCCTTCCCCTCAAGGAAAATGAAGTGCCTGTCCCGGAATCCTTCTACGGCCTGACCAAGTGGATGACCGAGAAGTACCTGGAACTTTACAAGAAACTGTACGGCCTTGATTACACGATCCTTCGCTACAGCAACGTATACGGTCCCCGTCAGGGAGCTAACGGAGAAGGCGGCGTCATCTACATTTTCGCAAAAGCCCTCGCCTGCGGAAAGCCCATCACCATCTTCGGCGACGGTTCACAGACAAGAGACTTCATTTCCGTCCATGACATCGTTGCAGCCAATATCGCCGCCCTTGAAAAAGGAAGCGGGGAAATCTGCAATGTCAGCACGGAAACGGAAATCAGCCTGAACGAGCTCGCCCATGAAATGGTCACACTGGCCGGATATGATGATTCCTTCATTCATTACACAGAAGAACGTACCGGAGATATCCATCGTTCCTGCCTGTCCAATGAAAAGCTGAAATCTCTCTTCGGCTGGAAACCATCGTACAACTTAAACGACGGATTGAAGGATACCCTTTCCTTCTTTACCCAGCGGGAAAAGAATACCAAATAA
- a CDS encoding helix-turn-helix domain-containing protein: MLDQIASYLYQGVTITQAAENLHMSRITFRKWVLRYKEEGFKGLRPRQHLSYYSNQMKIQAVKEYLKGGVSMLSVCAKYRISGTLSLKTWIEAYNEHKLTDLVSEGGDLMGKRQQSVKEERVRIVQECIASGCDYNKIAKKYNMSYQTLYTWVKKFKEMGEVGLEDYRGKPIRLQTPRTEEEQLRQENARLLEEQKDLIAEIALLKKKMEIEERLRSSKDSALLTFSEILKP, from the coding sequence ATGTTAGACCAGATTGCTTCATATCTCTATCAGGGTGTTACGATTACCCAGGCAGCTGAAAATCTTCATATGAGCCGCATAACATTCAGGAAATGGGTCCTCCGGTATAAAGAGGAGGGCTTTAAGGGATTGCGGCCCAGGCAGCATTTGTCTTACTACTCCAATCAGATGAAGATCCAGGCCGTAAAGGAATATCTTAAAGGCGGTGTTTCCATGCTTTCCGTCTGTGCCAAATACAGAATTTCCGGCACACTCTCCCTTAAAACATGGATTGAGGCGTATAATGAGCATAAGTTGACAGACCTCGTTTCTGAAGGAGGAGATCTTATGGGCAAACGCCAGCAATCGGTCAAGGAAGAGCGAGTCAGAATCGTTCAGGAGTGCATCGCCAGTGGATGCGATTATAACAAGATAGCCAAGAAGTACAACATGTCCTACCAAACGCTCTACACATGGGTAAAAAAGTTCAAGGAAATGGGCGAAGTTGGTCTTGAGGATTACAGAGGAAAGCCGATCAGGCTCCAAACGCCCCGGACCGAAGAAGAACAGCTGCGTCAGGAGAATGCCAGACTTCTTGAAGAACAGAAGGATCTTATAGCAGAGATTGCCCTGCTAAAAAAAAAGATGGAGATAGAGGAAAGGTTGCGTTCCTCGAAGGATTCAGCCTTACTCACCTTCTCAGAGATTTTAAAGCCATAA
- a CDS encoding exodeoxyribonuclease III gives MKYISWNVNGLRACIKKGFMDAFHDLDADCFCLQETKLQPDQIELDLPGYHQYWNSAVKKGYSGTAIFSKKEPLSVTYGLGIEEHDQEGRLITADFGSHYLLCCYTPNSQRGLVRLDYRMKWETEMIAYMKRLSEEKPVILCGDLNVAHEEIDIANPASNHKNAGFTDEERSRMTELLSKGFTDSFRFKYPDKEKAYSWWSYFAKSRERNIGWRIDYFIVSNALKAHIEDAKIHPEILGSDHCPVELDLDLD, from the coding sequence CTGAAATACATCTCTTGGAATGTCAACGGACTCCGGGCCTGCATCAAGAAAGGGTTCATGGACGCATTCCATGATCTGGATGCAGACTGTTTCTGCCTGCAGGAAACCAAGCTGCAGCCGGATCAGATCGAACTTGACCTGCCCGGATACCACCAGTACTGGAACAGCGCTGTCAAAAAAGGCTACAGCGGGACAGCGATTTTCAGCAAGAAAGAGCCTTTGTCCGTCACCTATGGACTTGGGATCGAGGAACATGATCAGGAAGGGCGTCTCATCACTGCCGATTTCGGATCGCATTATCTCCTCTGCTGCTACACGCCGAACAGCCAGCGCGGACTCGTCCGTCTGGACTACCGCATGAAATGGGAAACGGAAATGATTGCTTACATGAAGCGTCTTTCCGAAGAAAAGCCCGTCATCCTCTGCGGCGACCTCAATGTCGCTCATGAGGAAATCGATATCGCCAACCCGGCATCTAATCACAAGAACGCCGGATTCACTGACGAGGAAAGAAGCCGCATGACTGAGCTCCTGTCAAAAGGATTTACCGATTCCTTCCGCTTCAAGTATCCTGACAAGGAAAAGGCGTATTCCTGGTGGAGCTATTTCGCTAAATCCAGAGAAAGAAACATCGGATGGAGAATCGATTACTTCATCGTCTCCAACGCTTTGAAGGCGCATATCGAGGATGCGAAGATCCACCCGGAAATCCTGGGAAGCGATCACTGCCCTGTCGAACTTGATCTTGACCTGGATTAA
- a CDS encoding HAMP domain-containing histidine kinase — protein MDENDNPAENLAPPLPPVPPAPPEGSSLQQKMIASTLGLIGIPVSASIIITTLLLLYASHGDAVINKYVYMGFILLILAIIAFSARMNYLFYERTKSRIIIPLQQLSLAAHAIQYGNFNVVVDHHSDDELGEVCNTFRTMQSYLKNSIAERAHLLTSRKILFSGITHDLRTPLTTIMGYTEALQLGLGKTPEKRKQYLASIASCADDLSKLIDELSLYNKLSTSRIICHPVPTNFSRAIHSFINEDLEYLKSRNVNVSYNTDDSIIAMLDEKEFQRVVFNLLANTIKYRDKDTSEVLIQIYRKGKYAEFTYQDDGPGVPPEKTAHIFEAFYRTDEARSKTSNGSGLGLAIVAEIVTAHKGRYRAVNENGLKMIFDIPLKEGSNTK, from the coding sequence ATGGATGAAAATGATAATCCGGCAGAGAACTTAGCGCCTCCGCTGCCACCTGTACCGCCTGCCCCGCCGGAAGGAAGCAGTCTTCAGCAGAAGATGATTGCAAGCACACTGGGACTCATAGGCATTCCTGTCTCAGCTTCCATCATCATTACGACACTGCTCCTCCTCTATGCTTCTCACGGGGACGCCGTCATCAACAAGTATGTTTACATGGGATTCATCCTCCTGATCCTTGCGATCATCGCTTTCAGTGCAAGGATGAATTACCTCTTCTATGAAAGAACGAAATCGCGCATCATCATCCCGCTCCAGCAGCTGTCCCTGGCAGCCCATGCCATACAGTACGGGAACTTCAATGTCGTGGTCGACCACCACAGCGATGATGAGCTTGGCGAGGTCTGCAACACATTCCGCACGATGCAGTCGTACCTGAAGAACAGCATCGCAGAACGCGCCCACCTCCTCACCAGCCGCAAGATCCTCTTCTCAGGCATTACGCATGACCTTAGGACCCCGCTCACGACGATCATGGGATACACGGAAGCCCTGCAGCTGGGACTTGGCAAAACACCGGAAAAGAGGAAGCAGTACCTTGCCTCGATTGCCTCGTGTGCAGATGACTTGTCAAAACTGATCGATGAATTGTCTCTTTATAATAAACTTTCGACAAGCCGCATCATCTGCCATCCGGTACCGACGAACTTCAGCCGCGCTATCCACTCCTTCATCAATGAAGACCTGGAATACCTGAAATCCAGGAATGTGAACGTCTCTTACAACACCGATGATTCCATCATCGCCATGCTTGATGAGAAAGAATTCCAGAGAGTGGTTTTCAATTTACTGGCAAATACGATAAAATATAGAGACAAAGATACCTCAGAAGTCCTGATCCAGATTTACCGCAAGGGAAAATATGCAGAATTCACGTATCAGGATGACGGCCCCGGAGTTCCTCCGGAAAAGACCGCCCACATATTCGAAGCCTTTTACAGGACGGATGAGGCAAGAAGCAAAACAAGCAACGGCAGCGGCCTTGGTCTTGCGATTGTAGCGGAGATCGTCACGGCGCATAAGGGACGTTACCGCGCTGTCAATGAAAATGGATTGAAAATGATATTTGATATCCCGCTGAAAGAAGGGAGCAACACAAAATGA
- a CDS encoding ACT domain-containing protein, with the protein MKKIVVTVIGADRVGIVAGVTKELAKENINILDISQTILDGIFDMVLICDMENAKGSLKQVQDDMGELGRELGVDVRVQLADIFYAMHRI; encoded by the coding sequence ATGAAAAAAATCGTGGTAACCGTCATTGGTGCCGACCGCGTCGGTATTGTTGCCGGCGTAACAAAGGAACTTGCAAAAGAAAACATTAATATTCTGGATATTTCCCAGACCATTCTGGATGGAATCTTTGATATGGTGCTGATCTGTGACATGGAGAACGCAAAGGGCTCTTTGAAACAGGTACAGGACGACATGGGAGAACTGGGCCGTGAGCTGGGCGTCGATGTCAGAGTGCAGCTGGCGGATATCTTTTATGCCATGCACAGGATCTGA
- a CDS encoding sulfatase-like hydrolase/transferase: MTRKKIQAGKNTAEKKDLPEKKPAEEIKKEINEIKEPGKEPMKETEKRESPGHWKRWWAIATLVPFTIALFLSWYFGAPGGYAFASQIKVFLLFLQVGFVTAYFIRHDLKKAALHLWLTIAFLWALGLIVPFLSTQTNVLLDMSDISGELSTPLYLFISCLTAAWILPGKWRTIARIICALLIVIYVLIQFTYIGYYFITHSLISINMLLALAQTNLAETMEYIQVNIPYAGIAVGVTAVLLLGWLIYHNSRFSFDRVESVSRKTWFAMLGLFIINLGLCGLSIGGTRIAHVYAETYETLQSFHDFQKIVEARRNMRIKDPEIIEKLKAAPDGVYVLVIGESLTRDHMNVYGYERDTTPFQSQAAIDPHYVFFNHAYSCYTQTVQVLTEALTEKNQYNDMALANAYSIIDMAREAGFHTTWISNQSRFGIWDTPIGAIGSACDDQYWINQYVGTDVITKDYDTALVPYLKKVDPNNRRQLIVIHLMGSHVSYWDRYPSEFYHWPEDQGKVRSTAEIMNDEYDNSVLFNDYVMESIMNSATNYLHADSVMYFSDHGEQVTERPGHNADQFDFTMVHIPFWVYTSPQYERERPEEFRMMLERRNMPFTNDMLYDTFLGIMGIKAAHYDPADDFFSPKYDKDVTTLMTMYGNIMVRNDVEQLGSDKAANDAAWNQGLQDRARASGSDEFDWSRFKPVKISAKPMPEVENEGLSQAS; encoded by the coding sequence ATGACACGTAAAAAAATACAAGCGGGGAAAAATACCGCGGAGAAAAAAGATCTTCCGGAAAAGAAACCGGCAGAAGAAATAAAGAAAGAAATAAATGAAATAAAAGAACCGGGCAAAGAACCAATGAAAGAAACGGAAAAAAGGGAAAGTCCGGGCCACTGGAAACGCTGGTGGGCGATTGCAACGCTCGTTCCATTCACGATTGCGCTCTTCCTTTCCTGGTACTTCGGTGCGCCTGGCGGATATGCCTTCGCATCCCAGATCAAGGTATTCCTGCTTTTCCTGCAGGTGGGCTTTGTTACTGCTTACTTCATCCGTCATGATTTGAAGAAGGCTGCGCTCCACCTATGGCTGACGATTGCATTCCTCTGGGCACTCGGGCTAATCGTGCCGTTCCTGTCCACGCAGACGAATGTCCTTCTGGATATGTCGGATATATCAGGAGAGCTGTCGACGCCGCTCTATCTTTTCATTTCCTGCCTGACTGCCGCATGGATCCTGCCGGGGAAATGGAGAACAATCGCACGCATCATCTGTGCGCTTCTCATTGTCATTTATGTTCTCATCCAGTTTACTTATATCGGGTATTACTTCATTACGCATTCCCTGATTTCCATCAACATGCTGCTTGCACTGGCGCAGACCAATCTGGCGGAGACGATGGAATACATCCAGGTCAATATCCCGTATGCAGGCATTGCCGTGGGCGTGACAGCCGTTCTTCTCCTTGGCTGGCTCATTTACCACAACAGCCGCTTCAGCTTCGACCGCGTGGAATCTGTTTCGAGAAAGACATGGTTTGCCATGCTGGGGCTCTTCATCATTAATCTTGGCCTCTGCGGACTGTCGATCGGCGGCACGCGCATTGCTCATGTCTATGCAGAAACGTATGAAACGCTGCAGAGCTTCCATGATTTCCAGAAAATCGTCGAAGCCCGCAGGAATATGAGAATCAAGGATCCTGAAATCATCGAAAAGCTCAAGGCTGCGCCGGACGGCGTCTATGTGCTTGTCATCGGCGAATCCCTGACGCGCGATCATATGAATGTCTATGGCTACGAAAGAGATACGACACCATTCCAGTCACAGGCAGCCATCGATCCGCATTATGTGTTCTTCAATCATGCGTATTCCTGCTATACGCAGACCGTCCAGGTCCTGACCGAAGCGTTGACGGAAAAGAACCAGTATAATGACATGGCGCTTGCCAATGCCTATTCCATCATCGATATGGCAAGAGAGGCAGGCTTCCATACGACATGGATTTCCAACCAGTCCCGTTTCGGCATCTGGGATACGCCGATCGGCGCAATCGGATCTGCCTGCGACGATCAGTACTGGATCAACCAGTATGTCGGCACCGATGTCATCACCAAGGACTACGATACCGCGCTTGTCCCGTACTTGAAGAAGGTCGACCCGAATAACCGCCGCCAGCTCATTGTCATCCATCTGATGGGCAGCCACGTCAGCTATTGGGACAGGTATCCTTCCGAGTTCTACCACTGGCCGGAAGACCAGGGCAAGGTCAGAAGCACGGCTGAAATCATGAATGATGAATACGACAATTCTGTGCTTTTCAATGACTACGTCATGGAAAGTATCATGAATTCTGCCACAAATTATCTCCACGCTGACAGCGTCATGTACTTCTCCGATCATGGGGAACAGGTGACAGAAAGACCGGGGCACAATGCGGACCAGTTCGACTTTACCATGGTTCACATCCCGTTCTGGGTGTACACATCCCCGCAGTATGAAAGAGAACGTCCGGAAGAGTTCCGCATGATGCTCGAAAGAAGAAATATGCCGTTCACCAACGACATGCTCTATGATACCTTCCTTGGCATCATGGGAATCAAGGCGGCTCACTATGACCCAGCTGACGATTTCTTCTCGCCGAAGTACGACAAGGACGTCACGACCCTCATGACCATGTATGGAAACATCATGGTCAGAAATGACGTGGAACAGCTTGGATCGGATAAGGCGGCCAATGACGCTGCCTGGAATCAGGGACTGCAGGACCGTGCAAGAGCATCCGGAAGTGATGAATTCGACTGGAGCCGTTTCAAGCCGGTCAAGATTTCCGCCAAGCCGATGCCTGAAGTGGAAAACGAAGGACTGTCCCAGGCATCGTAA
- a CDS encoding response regulator transcription factor, with protein sequence MMRKVLVVEDEPKIANMERDFLEGAGFEPYVTDNGEEALKIMDEVKIDAIILDVMLPGEDGFSLCRKMREKTDAPIIFATARTEDADIVRGLGLGADDYIVKPFKGTVLMAHLRAQLATHNRLLNRDLARPQVEKGITVGDVTIRPKARQVLLNGKDVTLTGKEFDLLYFLVQHPNEVFSKEQLFEKIWSFDPIGDPATVTVHINRLRDKLKNAAGHPYEGIETVWGAGYRFHQD encoded by the coding sequence ATGATGAGAAAAGTACTTGTAGTGGAAGATGAACCGAAGATTGCCAACATGGAAAGAGATTTCCTGGAAGGCGCCGGCTTTGAACCATATGTCACAGACAATGGCGAGGAAGCCCTCAAAATCATGGATGAAGTGAAGATCGATGCTATCATCCTTGACGTCATGCTTCCGGGAGAGGATGGATTCTCTCTTTGCCGCAAAATGCGTGAAAAGACTGATGCACCGATTATCTTCGCAACAGCACGCACAGAAGATGCGGACATCGTCAGAGGTCTGGGCCTCGGCGCTGATGACTACATCGTGAAGCCGTTCAAGGGCACTGTCCTCATGGCTCACCTGAGAGCTCAGCTCGCTACCCACAACCGTCTCCTCAACAGAGACCTTGCAAGACCGCAGGTGGAAAAAGGCATCACCGTAGGCGATGTCACCATCCGTCCGAAAGCCCGCCAGGTACTCCTGAACGGCAAGGACGTCACACTGACAGGCAAGGAATTCGACCTCCTCTACTTCCTCGTCCAGCATCCGAATGAAGTATTCTCCAAGGAACAGCTCTTCGAGAAAATCTGGAGCTTCGATCCGATCGGCGATCCTGCAACGGTCACCGTACATATCAACAGACTGAGAGACAAGCTGAAAAATGCTGCCGGACATCCTTATGAAGGAATCGAAACCGTCTGGGGCGCAGGCTACCGCTTCCATCAGGACTGA